GCGTGTTTGCTCAAGAGTAACGGTCAATAGCGGCAGCTCTATTTCTCTTAAAATTAAGTCATATAAGTCTGTCGGTAGCTCATCACCCAATGTGGCAAAATACTCACGTACCACGCGCTCAACATGCACTCGTAATGGCGCTTGGGCATCAGACGCTGCAATAGGCTGTGAATGATAGCTTGAAAATTCAGTCATCTGCTCTTCCATTGGCATGATTGAGTGTTGCGTTTTTAAATCATAAAAATGCTCTACGCTGTTATAGTCATTTGACGGGTCAGCGTTATGAGCAAAATGGTTGGCAGATGAGCGCGTAGGATAGGTCATAAGGTGAAGTCCTTACCATTAACAATTGAGAGTCAGTATTCAAATAATCATTGATGAGGTTGAGCTGTTGCTAATCTTGCTTATCACTATCAAAAAATTCTAAATGAGTTAACACTTTGAGCTATCAGTATTAATCCATCGATCAATCATGCATGCATTAATAAATAGGACTAATTATTACTTGGCTAATTTGCTTGGCACGCACAGGAACAGTAAACATCACTGACTTACTACGCTCACCAGCAAGCTGGCTTTCTGTGCTTGATAAGTAGTCCTTTGGTTGTGCGATAAATTCTCCAATGATGTCATTTTTACCATGAACACTTACTTTAAGACTAGGAAATAGCTGTGATTGCGTGCTTTCATTGACTAAATTCGCTTGAATATCACTAAATGTAGATGCTGCTGTGACTTGGCTGGTTCTATAAGAGATATTATTGACTGTAAGAGCGCTAATATCCGCATGCGGTAAACGACAGGCCGTACTAGAGCAAATA
This genomic window from Psychrobacter urativorans contains:
- a CDS encoding helix-turn-helix domain-containing protein, with product MTEFSSYHSQPIAASDAQAPLRVHVERVVREYFATLGDELPTDLYDLILREIELPLLTVTLEQTRGNQTKCAQILGLNRGTLRKKLKTYHLMS